A section of the Amblyomma americanum isolate KBUSLIRL-KWMA chromosome 2, ASM5285725v1, whole genome shotgun sequence genome encodes:
- the LOC144118773 gene encoding TNF receptor-associated factor 1-like produces the protein MSTSHRYLTGFPFIGEYTSIEFLQEVPIYRICSLCGAVPSELHLTKCSHFFCPKCFGKLREEDTFVCPIDNARSSHEQVYHDTTSADILQSFRVACPNKTKGCDHVGPLSGLKEHVGVCGHHAVQCVACMKELKRQDLAAHLKSECPRNMQPQQQQPGPVPQQEAGEGSVMASFARADDGGLLYTNAEACQIREVREKLDDVCREVKSLKENFAEFEAIRSTVNAVQETVKNEMKKMREDSAVANKRIVTKIEKIQSYLKGRIDSIEDRFRSSKFVWHVKGFSKLKEQVLEGKAKSFFSDDFYVGIQGYKMYLGGHFAEKDDKGKTCLSLYVYITKGPYDPTLEWPYKRRSTFVIVDQKNNTYHKIAEIVPEELGPDLEHCFQRPKDGENEGIGYTAIMSLDDIENPENGYVVNDSFVINFITCEV, from the coding sequence TGCGGCGCCGTGCCTTCCGAGTTGCACCTGACCAAGTGCTCTCACTTCTTCTGCCCCAAGTGCTTCGGAAAGCTGCGCGAAGAGGACACCTTCGTCTGCCCGATCGACAATGCGCGCAGCTCGCACGAGCAAGTGTACCACGACACGACGTCCGCGGACATCCTGCAGAGCTTCCGCGTCGCCTGCCCGAACAAAACCAAAGGCTGCGACCACGTGGGGCCACTCAGCGGCCTAAAAGAGCATGTAGGTGTGTGCGGACATCATGCAGTTCAGTGCGTCGCCTGCATGAAGGAACTCAAGCGCCAGGACCTGGCGGCGCACCTCAAGTCTGAATGCCCGCGCAACatgcagccgcagcagcagcagccggggcCAGTTCCTCAGCAGGAAGCCGGCGAAGGTTCGGTCATGGCCAGCTTCGCCCGCGCCGATGACGGCGGCCTGCTCTACACCAACGCCGAGGCCTGTCAGATAAGGGAGGTGCGCGAGAAGCTGGATGACGTCTGTCGCGAGGTCAAGTCACTCAAGGAGAATTTCGCCGAGTTCGAAGCCATCCGCAGCACGGTAAACGCCGTCCAGGAAACTGTCAAGAATGAGATGAAGAAAATGCGCGAAGACTCGGCGGTGGCCAACAAGCGGATCGTCACCAAGATCGAGAAGATCCAGAGTTACCTCAAAGGTCGTATAGACAGCATCGAGGACCGCTTTCGCTCGAGCAAGTTCGTCTGGCACGTGAAGGGCTTCTCCAAGCTCAAGGAGCAGGTGCTCGAGGGCAAGGCCAAGTCTTTTTTCAGTGACGACTTCTACGTAGGCATTCAAGGCTACAAGATGTACCTGGGCGGTCACTTTGCTGAGAAGGACGACAAGGGCAAGACCTGCCTGAGCCTGTACGTCTACATCACCAAGGGCCCATACGACCCGACGCTCGAGTGGCCCTACAAGAGGCGCAGCACGTTCGTCATCGTGGACCAGAAGAACAACACCTACCACAAGATAGCCGAGATCGTGCCTGAGGAACTTGGCCCAGACCTGGAGCACTGCTTTCAGCGGCCCAAGGACGGAGAGAACGAGGGCATTGGCTACACTGCCATAATGAGCCTGGATGACATCGAGAACCCGGAGAACGGGTACGTGGTCAACGACTCCTTCGTCATCAACTTCATCACGTGCGAGGTGTGA